One Labilithrix sp. DNA window includes the following coding sequences:
- a CDS encoding response regulator, protein MGQKVLVFESDAQFAGELRSELQKLGCSVNVVDDGNSGLQQASSSRPDLILLSIELPRMNGFSVCNKLKKDPALKDVPLIIMSSESSDETFEQHRKLRTRAEDYVHKPITFHELLSHIQPLVSIGGGADAGGVVVSESHVSAPPQSLDLESIEDDEIVIEEIQSKPPPPQHPATVPPSQPPERPPSQTNEVPHLGHLGNGQVSLDAALTEEPPVVSEPPPRISERPAVRPPADSAELAQLNARIRELESRLESAQNETESARAEAKAARDSAADGAVDAEELARLARENEDLKARISQAPPAGGKAGGVSSREFLDLREALNKKDKEILSLKEGLAKKDKEIVDVRDKSLALEREKADLDDKVLDLEREIEGAKTKIDALTADKEQAKKAGEDFKRRAARAEADTEAARNELGILKDTHASETAGLKEAHAAEVAALKETHATEVAALKETHASELAQRDAAFASEKTSLVEAHEAAVAEAAAAHAKALEAARAEAESAQAAALAERESQLRAEHEAAIEEQAKRLGEEKAAALAEAKRVADEALAARVAELEADRDARVAEVEADREAKVTAAEQDRAARIAEVEADRDAKLAAAEQEQKARIAELETDRDTKLAAAQADRDAKVAAAEAERDGRLAELEAKANAELTALREEAHQEIAAVKEAAAAAQAAAEEEAQAALAATKEEVARRIAEIGASSEAHKAAADARIAELTGQLEEARASLAEREERVTELVDKVGAFESQVAGLEDIKAQLEESRATLDRDLTAERERRAALEADLTATKQSLEETTATLATKSTALDRATTKIEDDKTSLDKAKDALAVALSLIEEAENRA, encoded by the coding sequence ATGGGACAAAAGGTCCTCGTCTTCGAGAGCGACGCGCAGTTCGCCGGCGAGCTGAGGTCCGAGCTGCAGAAGCTCGGATGCAGCGTCAACGTCGTCGACGACGGGAACTCTGGTCTGCAGCAGGCGTCGTCGTCGCGCCCGGACCTGATCCTGCTGTCGATCGAGCTGCCGCGCATGAACGGCTTCAGCGTGTGCAACAAGCTGAAGAAGGACCCGGCGCTGAAGGACGTCCCGCTCATCATCATGTCGAGCGAGTCGAGCGACGAGACGTTCGAGCAGCATCGCAAGCTGCGGACGCGCGCCGAGGACTACGTCCACAAGCCGATCACGTTCCACGAGCTCCTCTCGCACATCCAGCCGCTCGTCTCGATCGGCGGCGGCGCGGACGCCGGCGGTGTCGTCGTCAGCGAGTCGCACGTATCCGCCCCGCCGCAGTCGCTCGATCTCGAGTCGATCGAGGACGACGAGATCGTCATCGAGGAGATCCAGTCCAAGCCTCCGCCTCCACAGCACCCGGCCACGGTGCCGCCGAGCCAGCCGCCGGAGCGGCCGCCGTCTCAGACGAACGAGGTCCCGCACCTCGGACACCTCGGGAACGGTCAGGTATCGCTCGACGCCGCGCTCACGGAGGAGCCGCCCGTGGTCTCGGAGCCGCCGCCGCGCATCAGCGAGCGCCCCGCCGTGCGCCCGCCCGCCGACAGCGCCGAGCTCGCGCAGCTGAACGCGCGGATCCGCGAGCTCGAGTCGCGCCTCGAGTCGGCGCAGAACGAGACCGAGAGCGCGCGCGCGGAGGCGAAGGCCGCGCGCGACAGCGCGGCGGACGGCGCCGTCGACGCGGAGGAGCTCGCGCGCCTCGCTCGCGAGAACGAGGACCTGAAGGCGCGCATCTCGCAAGCCCCCCCCGCGGGCGGCAAGGCGGGCGGCGTCTCGAGCCGCGAGTTCCTCGATCTGCGCGAGGCCCTCAACAAGAAGGACAAGGAGATCCTCTCCCTCAAGGAGGGGCTCGCGAAGAAGGACAAGGAGATCGTCGACGTCCGCGACAAGTCGCTCGCGCTCGAGCGCGAGAAGGCGGACCTCGACGACAAGGTGCTCGACCTCGAGCGCGAGATCGAAGGCGCGAAGACGAAGATCGACGCGCTCACCGCGGACAAGGAGCAGGCGAAGAAGGCGGGCGAGGACTTCAAGCGCCGCGCCGCGCGCGCGGAGGCCGACACCGAGGCGGCGCGGAACGAGCTCGGCATCCTCAAGGACACGCACGCGTCCGAGACGGCGGGCCTCAAGGAGGCGCACGCCGCCGAGGTCGCGGCGCTCAAGGAGACCCACGCGACCGAGGTCGCGGCGCTCAAGGAGACCCACGCGTCGGAGCTCGCGCAGCGCGACGCGGCGTTCGCGAGCGAGAAGACCTCGCTCGTCGAGGCGCACGAGGCGGCGGTCGCCGAGGCCGCGGCCGCGCACGCGAAGGCGCTCGAGGCCGCGCGCGCCGAGGCGGAGTCCGCGCAGGCGGCGGCGCTCGCGGAGCGCGAGTCGCAGCTTCGCGCGGAGCACGAGGCGGCGATCGAGGAGCAGGCGAAGCGCCTCGGCGAGGAGAAGGCGGCGGCGCTCGCGGAGGCGAAGCGCGTCGCGGACGAGGCGCTCGCGGCTCGCGTCGCGGAGCTCGAGGCCGATCGCGACGCGCGCGTGGCCGAGGTCGAGGCGGACCGCGAGGCGAAGGTCACGGCGGCGGAGCAGGACCGCGCCGCGCGCATCGCCGAGGTGGAGGCCGATCGCGACGCGAAGCTCGCGGCGGCGGAGCAGGAGCAGAAGGCGCGCATCGCGGAGCTCGAGACGGACCGCGACACGAAGCTCGCGGCGGCGCAGGCCGACCGCGACGCGAAGGTGGCCGCGGCCGAAGCCGAGCGCGACGGCCGTCTCGCCGAGCTCGAGGCGAAGGCGAACGCCGAGCTCACCGCGCTCCGCGAGGAGGCGCATCAGGAGATCGCGGCCGTGAAGGAGGCCGCCGCCGCCGCTCAGGCCGCGGCGGAGGAGGAGGCGCAGGCCGCCCTCGCCGCGACGAAGGAGGAGGTCGCGCGCCGCATCGCCGAGATCGGCGCGAGCTCGGAGGCGCACAAGGCCGCCGCCGACGCGCGCATCGCCGAGCTCACGGGTCAGCTCGAGGAGGCGCGCGCGAGCCTCGCGGAGCGGGAAGAGCGTGTCACCGAGCTCGTCGATAAGGTCGGCGCGTTCGAGAGCCAGGTCGCCGGCCTCGAGGACATCAAGGCCCAGCTCGAAGAGTCCCGCGCCACCCTCGACCGCGACCTCACCGCCGAGCGCGAACGCCGCGCCGCCCTCGAAGCCGACCTCACCGCAACAAAGCAATCCCTCGAGGAAACGACCGCCACCCTCGCGACGAAGTCGACCGCCCTCGACCGCGCCACCACGAAGATCGAAGACGACAAGACGTCCCTAGACAAGGCCAAGGACGCCCTCGCCGTCGCCCTCTCCCTCATCGAAGAAGCCGAAAACCGCGCTTAA
- a CDS encoding amidohydrolase family protein — MALLIRGGTLVRCDAAGTVGTGDLLVLGSRIAALGAVGDAALAAARKKGPIRVIDARGCAVVPGFVQAHVHLCQVLFRGMADDLPLLEWLEKRIWPFEAAHDDASLAASAELGLLEMMLAGTTTILDMGTVHGYDVVFDACARSGIRVFGGKTMMDAGDRVPKGLRETTKASLKEADRLRDAWSGKADGRLRYAYAPRFILSCTEKLFRATAERAYAKGSDALLHSHVAEHPAERKAVKKVLGDEDIAMLRKWGFKGARTVLAHGVQLTNAEMDAVAADDTRITHCPSANLKLGSGIARVHEMKRRGIKVALGGDGAPCNNNLDPWIELRHAALLAKSRTGVTTLPAREAFELATIDGARALGIDAEVGSLEEGKRADVVVVRVDGPHVEPGGDAWSRLVYGCTSRDVTHVIADGDLVVNDRTHTRLDAERVLTRARSEAKNLVSRART, encoded by the coding sequence TTGGCGCTGCTCATCCGCGGGGGAACGCTGGTTCGTTGCGATGCGGCGGGGACGGTCGGCACCGGCGACCTCCTCGTCCTCGGCTCGCGCATCGCCGCGCTGGGCGCGGTCGGCGACGCCGCGCTCGCGGCGGCCCGGAAAAAAGGGCCGATCCGCGTCATCGACGCGCGCGGCTGCGCGGTGGTGCCCGGCTTCGTCCAGGCGCACGTGCACCTCTGTCAGGTCCTCTTCCGCGGGATGGCCGACGATCTCCCGCTCCTCGAGTGGCTCGAGAAGCGGATCTGGCCGTTCGAGGCGGCGCACGACGACGCGTCGCTCGCGGCGAGCGCGGAGCTCGGGCTCCTCGAGATGATGCTCGCGGGGACGACGACGATCCTCGATATGGGCACGGTCCACGGCTACGACGTGGTCTTCGACGCGTGCGCGCGGTCCGGCATCCGCGTGTTCGGCGGAAAGACGATGATGGACGCCGGCGACCGCGTCCCGAAGGGCCTCCGCGAGACGACGAAGGCGAGCTTGAAGGAGGCCGACCGCCTGCGCGACGCGTGGAGCGGCAAGGCGGACGGCCGTCTCCGTTACGCGTACGCCCCGCGCTTCATCCTCTCCTGCACCGAGAAGCTGTTCCGCGCGACGGCGGAGCGCGCCTACGCGAAGGGCAGCGACGCGCTGCTCCACAGCCACGTCGCGGAGCACCCGGCCGAGCGCAAGGCGGTGAAGAAGGTCCTCGGCGACGAGGACATCGCGATGCTCAGGAAATGGGGCTTCAAGGGCGCGCGCACCGTCCTCGCGCACGGCGTCCAGCTCACGAACGCGGAGATGGACGCGGTCGCGGCCGACGACACGCGGATCACGCACTGCCCGAGCGCGAACCTGAAGCTCGGCTCGGGGATCGCGCGGGTCCACGAGATGAAGCGGCGCGGGATCAAGGTCGCCCTCGGCGGCGATGGCGCGCCGTGCAACAACAACCTCGATCCCTGGATCGAGCTCCGGCACGCGGCGCTCCTCGCGAAGAGCCGCACCGGCGTGACGACGCTCCCGGCGCGAGAGGCCTTCGAGCTCGCGACGATCGACGGCGCGCGCGCGCTGGGGATCGACGCGGAGGTCGGCTCGCTCGAAGAGGGCAAGCGCGCCGACGTCGTCGTCGTGCGCGTCGACGGTCCCCACGTCGAGCCCGGCGGCGACGCGTGGTCGCGCCTCGTCTACGGCTGCACCTCCCGCGACGTCACCCACGTCATCGCCGACGGCGACCTCGTCGTGAACGACCGCACGCACACGCGCCTCGACGCCGAACGCGTCCTGACCCGCGCCCGCTCCGAGGCCAAAAACCTCGTCTCCCGCGCCCGAACGTGA
- a CDS encoding response regulator produces MATRILVVDDSPTIRHIVSTLLERNGYEPQVASDGEDAYEALASGEVEADLVLLDFVMPRMNGFQFCRALRANERLAKTPVVLMSAKGDKIRDQFVEQTGALDAITKPFDAQALVAVVENALRKLANQRSSVERLPDFEADDLASTDERPLRREPELTTRRTHVAQVIAQKLAAIAARAAMDRPEIVGRPAFTDAIVERLSNEAIVEMIETIGDLDRDEAGGALLAGDLGIVPIGAVLQLLQAESQTGVLVCKRDAFEVRATFREGEIDLVQSSGAGDEFRLGRFFVEEGILEPREIEEMTARTVVPAEPLLPTSTEEVEAPRSTVQPKESQKPVPLGMALMKAGKVDAEQLERALTRQSSELLYEVLRWSYGRFELRREAPSELAQNARLGMPVASVVMEGFRRVDEWRAIERSLGSFDTVLLRDDAAFGRLDKASLPPRERQVLDAVDGERTVRAIAAAGFMSTFDVCRIVVQFLEARVLRRRA; encoded by the coding sequence ATGGCCACGCGGATCCTCGTCGTCGACGATAGCCCCACGATCCGGCACATCGTGTCGACGCTCCTCGAGCGCAACGGCTACGAGCCGCAGGTCGCGTCCGACGGCGAGGACGCCTACGAGGCGCTCGCGAGCGGCGAGGTCGAGGCCGACCTCGTCCTCCTCGATTTCGTGATGCCGCGGATGAACGGCTTCCAGTTCTGCCGCGCCCTCCGCGCCAACGAGCGCCTCGCGAAGACCCCCGTCGTCCTCATGAGCGCGAAGGGCGACAAGATCCGCGATCAGTTCGTCGAGCAGACCGGCGCGCTCGACGCGATCACCAAGCCGTTCGACGCGCAGGCCCTCGTCGCGGTGGTGGAGAACGCGCTCCGTAAGCTCGCCAACCAGCGATCGAGCGTCGAGCGCCTCCCCGACTTCGAGGCGGACGACCTCGCGAGCACGGACGAGCGTCCGCTTCGACGCGAGCCGGAGCTGACGACGCGGCGGACGCACGTCGCGCAGGTCATCGCCCAGAAGCTCGCCGCGATCGCCGCGCGCGCGGCGATGGATCGGCCGGAGATCGTCGGTCGGCCCGCCTTCACCGACGCGATCGTGGAGCGCCTCTCGAACGAGGCGATCGTCGAGATGATCGAGACGATCGGCGACCTCGATCGCGACGAGGCGGGCGGCGCGCTCCTCGCGGGCGACCTCGGCATCGTCCCGATCGGCGCGGTGCTGCAGCTCCTCCAGGCCGAGAGCCAGACCGGCGTCCTCGTCTGCAAGCGCGACGCCTTCGAGGTGCGGGCGACCTTCCGCGAGGGCGAGATCGACCTCGTCCAGTCGAGCGGCGCGGGGGACGAGTTCCGGCTCGGCCGCTTCTTCGTCGAGGAGGGCATCCTCGAGCCGCGCGAGATCGAGGAGATGACGGCGCGCACGGTCGTGCCGGCGGAGCCGCTCTTGCCGACGTCGACGGAGGAGGTCGAGGCGCCGCGCTCGACGGTGCAGCCGAAGGAGAGCCAGAAGCCGGTGCCGCTCGGCATGGCGCTGATGAAGGCGGGCAAGGTCGACGCCGAGCAGCTCGAGCGCGCGCTCACGCGGCAGTCGAGCGAGCTGCTCTACGAGGTGCTGCGGTGGTCGTACGGGCGCTTCGAGCTTCGCCGCGAGGCGCCGAGCGAGCTCGCCCAGAACGCGCGCCTCGGCATGCCGGTCGCGTCGGTCGTGATGGAGGGCTTCCGCCGCGTCGACGAGTGGCGCGCGATCGAGCGATCGCTCGGCAGCTTCGACACCGTGCTCCTCCGCGATGACGCCGCGTTCGGGCGGCTCGACAAGGCGTCGCTCCCGCCGCGCGAGCGGCAGGTCCTCGACGCGGTGGACGGCGAGCGCACCGTGCGCGCGATCGCGGCCGCGGGCTTCATGTCGACCTTCGACGTGTGCCGGATCGTGGTGCAGTTCCTCGAGGCGCGCGTCCTTCGGCGGCGCGCGTGA
- a CDS encoding chemotaxis protein CheW, which translates to MTGGVVFRAGERLAFLPATIAVKVMPAPAIAKVPGGPPELRGVAFVDGDMIPIVAASEREGDAMLVCTVMGEAVGLVGVEVVATGRFAATEGGDVRHGAETARTFDIANLIAKVQRVRWGATLSE; encoded by the coding sequence ATGACGGGCGGCGTCGTCTTCCGCGCGGGAGAGAGGCTCGCGTTCCTCCCCGCGACGATCGCGGTGAAGGTCATGCCCGCGCCCGCGATCGCGAAGGTCCCCGGCGGGCCGCCCGAGCTCCGCGGGGTCGCGTTCGTCGACGGCGACATGATCCCGATCGTCGCCGCGAGCGAGCGCGAGGGCGACGCGATGCTCGTCTGCACGGTGATGGGCGAGGCGGTCGGCCTCGTCGGCGTCGAGGTCGTCGCGACGGGGAGGTTCGCCGCGACCGAGGGCGGCGACGTCCGGCACGGCGCGGAGACGGCGCGGACGTTCGACATCGCGAACCTGATCGCGAAGGTGCAACGCGTTCGTTGGGGGGCTACGCTCTCCGAATGA
- a CDS encoding Hpt domain-containing protein, whose protein sequence is MSARDPELTQILVQELERHLVALRGMTDGDLDAARRTVHALKGSAGLAGEPELASTMASHERRLRAGESAALGEVIATVARAIERIRAGESGAAAEWPEPPPELAPSAIDPEIRPRYAVEVTDRLARIDAVLTGEGAHPEESAAELFRHVHTLKGAASAAGDEPMSWFCHGLEGRLRGAAPEAAIEEVAGWRAVLGALADDPEAALATLRGVPLRPRRATQRPRAEAEGDGTIRVAAQAVDSLLDHAAGIAVARERVAARSSGAMDHARTLRRLRGDLVEALRLIGPPRPWGAPAAALRRVERAADALTRMSDELEVVAERLQETGQALRDDVGASRKLLSAMRQTPIRGLFTRVAAAVSAEARRTGRVVLVRTVGGDELVDRRLVEALAEPCLQLARNAIAHGIEEPAARAALGKPPAATLTLSATRTGNRLAISIADDGAGVDVAAVRARAVEAGAVTDTFASRADDQTLLEILFLPGFSTRSQSPDLLAGRGIGLDITLASVERLGGAIRLSSERGHGFEARVEVPIESGLVTVLWVVVADVHLALPAANARRVRPNDDPAIPHLAACLEAGVLTRAPLAVDLDAGGEPFAIGVDAVGLTEEVLVRPLSPLLSGVGPYAGALVRGDGSVHLALDVHALAPRARALGRVGPPSDAVGIIAAPD, encoded by the coding sequence GTGTCCGCGCGCGATCCCGAGCTCACGCAGATCCTCGTCCAGGAGCTCGAGCGCCACCTCGTCGCGCTCCGCGGGATGACCGACGGCGACCTCGACGCCGCGCGCCGCACCGTCCACGCGTTGAAGGGATCCGCCGGCCTCGCCGGCGAGCCGGAGCTCGCGAGCACGATGGCGAGCCACGAGCGGCGGCTGCGCGCCGGCGAGTCGGCGGCGCTCGGCGAGGTCATCGCGACGGTGGCGCGCGCGATCGAGCGCATCCGCGCGGGCGAGTCGGGGGCGGCGGCGGAGTGGCCGGAGCCGCCGCCGGAGCTCGCGCCCTCCGCGATCGATCCCGAGATCCGGCCTCGCTACGCGGTGGAGGTGACCGATCGCCTCGCGCGGATCGACGCGGTCCTCACCGGCGAAGGCGCGCACCCCGAGGAGTCGGCGGCGGAGCTCTTCCGCCACGTGCACACGCTGAAGGGCGCCGCGAGCGCGGCGGGCGACGAGCCGATGTCCTGGTTCTGCCACGGCCTCGAAGGGCGGCTCCGCGGCGCCGCGCCGGAGGCCGCGATCGAGGAGGTCGCCGGCTGGCGCGCGGTCCTCGGCGCGCTCGCCGACGATCCCGAGGCCGCGCTCGCGACGCTGCGCGGCGTCCCGCTCCGGCCGCGGCGCGCGACGCAGCGACCGCGCGCGGAGGCGGAGGGCGACGGGACGATCCGCGTCGCGGCGCAGGCGGTCGACTCGCTCCTCGATCACGCCGCCGGCATCGCGGTCGCGCGCGAGCGTGTCGCCGCGCGCTCGTCCGGCGCGATGGACCACGCGCGCACGCTCCGGCGGCTCCGCGGCGATCTCGTGGAGGCGCTGCGGCTCATCGGGCCCCCGCGGCCGTGGGGCGCGCCCGCGGCCGCGCTCCGCCGCGTCGAACGAGCGGCCGACGCGCTCACGCGGATGAGCGACGAGCTCGAGGTCGTCGCGGAGCGTCTCCAGGAGACGGGGCAGGCGCTGCGTGACGACGTGGGCGCGTCGCGGAAGCTCCTCTCGGCGATGAGGCAGACCCCGATCCGCGGCCTCTTCACGCGCGTCGCCGCGGCAGTGAGCGCCGAGGCGCGGCGGACGGGGCGCGTCGTCCTCGTCCGCACGGTGGGCGGCGACGAGCTCGTCGATCGCCGCCTCGTCGAGGCGCTGGCCGAGCCATGCTTGCAGCTTGCACGTAACGCGATCGCGCACGGCATCGAGGAGCCGGCCGCGCGCGCCGCGCTGGGCAAGCCGCCCGCGGCGACGCTCACGCTCTCCGCGACGCGGACCGGCAACCGCCTCGCGATCTCGATCGCCGACGACGGCGCGGGGGTGGACGTGGCCGCGGTGCGCGCGCGCGCGGTCGAGGCCGGCGCGGTCACCGACACGTTCGCCTCGCGGGCGGACGATCAGACGCTCCTCGAGATCCTCTTTCTCCCTGGCTTCTCGACGCGGAGCCAGAGCCCGGACCTCCTCGCGGGGCGCGGCATCGGCCTCGACATCACGCTCGCGAGCGTGGAGCGGCTCGGCGGCGCGATCCGCCTCTCGAGCGAGCGCGGTCACGGCTTCGAGGCGCGGGTCGAGGTCCCGATCGAGAGCGGCCTCGTCACCGTCCTCTGGGTCGTGGTCGCCGACGTCCACCTCGCGCTGCCCGCCGCCAACGCGCGCCGCGTGCGCCCGAACGACGATCCGGCGATCCCGCACCTCGCGGCGTGCCTCGAGGCGGGGGTCCTCACGCGCGCGCCCCTCGCGGTCGATCTCGACGCCGGCGGCGAGCCGTTCGCGATCGGCGTCGACGCGGTGGGGCTCACGGAGGAGGTGCTCGTGCGCCCGCTCTCGCCGCTCCTGTCCGGCGTCGGCCCGTACGCCGGAGCGCTCGTCCGCGGCGACGGCTCCGTCCACCTCGCGCTCGACGTGCACGCCCTCGCCCCTCGCGCGCGCGCCCTGGGTCGCGTTGGGCCACCAAGCGACGCGGTCGGCATCATCGCTGCGCCGGATTGA
- the rimI gene encoding ribosomal protein S18-alanine N-acetyltransferase yields MILPMSEADVAAVLAIDPDVREGQLREELTRAWARLRVDRAGGDVLGYVLFWHVTDEIHLLNVAVDPRARRQGRGRALVEEVVGYARANAAAKVLLEVRRSNEPALALYRSLGFEEINVRRRYYDDGEDAIEMMLALIR; encoded by the coding sequence GTGATCCTGCCGATGAGCGAGGCGGACGTCGCGGCGGTCCTCGCGATCGATCCCGACGTCCGCGAAGGTCAGCTCCGCGAAGAGCTGACCCGCGCGTGGGCGCGGCTTCGCGTCGATCGCGCCGGCGGCGACGTCCTCGGCTACGTGCTCTTCTGGCACGTCACCGACGAGATCCACCTCCTCAACGTCGCGGTCGATCCGCGCGCGCGGCGGCAGGGACGCGGCCGCGCGCTGGTCGAGGAGGTCGTCGGCTACGCGCGGGCGAACGCCGCGGCGAAGGTGCTCCTCGAGGTGCGGCGCTCGAACGAGCCCGCGCTCGCGCTCTATCGGAGCCTCGGCTTCGAGGAGATCAACGTGCGGCGGCGCTATTACGACGACGGCGAAGACGCGATCGAGATGATGCTCGCGCTGATACGCTGA
- a CDS encoding tetratricopeptide repeat protein has protein sequence MRRTVLGLVVSAVVLAGSTLSAQPKPSGPLAEGLAALNASEYAKAEAELAKVKGQPEAAFGLARAAFEQGKFDDADKHATASGTARAKVLRAEILLARGKQKEAVALLETLKNGKTVEARRAKLLLGETLIAMGKRGDADEPLKKVIEDYNDNTITQTDAEGLAQVGRAAFLLRSPKDANTAFKESEKADKKRVETLLWEAELFLDKYDPGHAAEVTKEALEIAPKRADALVMMARVKLDQTMDFDDAHKLVDEALAVNPRHAGAYAVKAGLSLRDMDIKSTDAAIAKGLASDPSDLELLSLKAASRFLDDDKSGYETARKDVFARNGEFARFYGIVGEYAEWEHRYDDIIVMMKEATKIDPDDGKAWAELGLTQMRSGDETGGLQAIQKAWSKDRFNVRVFNTLNMYEKQIPTEYDLVDDGVFKVRYHKEERPILERYVPRMLGEAWASMKSRYGFVPKVPVQVEMYANREQFSVRTSGLPNIGIQGVCFGGMIAAISPKAEPFNWGNVVWHELGHVFAIQLSKNHVPRWFTEGLSEYETIARRPEWARELDPELYQAITQNKLPGAVDMNRAFTHANDASDVTTAYYAASQMLIWTVERFGMKGVAKALELWGQGKKTPDVLQGAFGVSPADYDKGYRAWQLARLSRYKDQYIFARRPQDVDDAKRALKNTPNDASAHVDLALALLRARKADDAKKELDAALAIDPKNADAHFVSARLALGKKDAATAQKHLDTMRSQGHDGYVVHMLLADIAESKEDKTQMRFHLEAAHRLDPSQSEPLKGLYDLAHEAKNAGDELALLRELAQLEQHDKKVWRLLLEKLVAAKQWDEARRVGDSAVFVDVTGGPTHVLYARALAAQNAHGAAIYELETALLAKAKDKAEEATTHALLAASLAATGKKPEAIKHRDEALKLDPANEEAKALKL, from the coding sequence ATGCGCCGCACGGTCCTCGGTCTCGTCGTCTCCGCCGTCGTCCTCGCCGGGAGCACGCTCTCGGCGCAGCCCAAGCCGAGCGGCCCGCTCGCGGAGGGCCTCGCCGCGCTGAACGCGAGCGAATACGCGAAGGCGGAGGCGGAGCTCGCGAAGGTGAAGGGCCAGCCCGAGGCCGCGTTCGGCCTCGCCCGCGCGGCCTTCGAGCAAGGCAAGTTCGACGACGCCGACAAACACGCGACCGCCTCCGGCACCGCGCGCGCGAAGGTCCTCCGCGCGGAGATCCTCCTCGCGCGCGGCAAGCAGAAGGAGGCGGTGGCGCTCCTCGAGACGCTCAAGAACGGCAAGACGGTGGAGGCGCGGCGCGCGAAGCTCCTCCTCGGCGAGACGCTCATCGCGATGGGCAAGCGCGGCGACGCCGACGAGCCGCTCAAGAAGGTGATCGAGGACTACAACGACAACACGATCACGCAGACCGACGCGGAGGGCCTCGCCCAGGTCGGCCGCGCCGCGTTCCTCCTCCGCTCGCCGAAGGACGCGAACACTGCCTTCAAGGAGAGCGAGAAGGCGGACAAGAAGCGCGTCGAGACGCTGCTCTGGGAGGCGGAGCTCTTCCTCGACAAATACGATCCGGGCCACGCCGCGGAGGTGACGAAGGAGGCGCTCGAGATCGCGCCGAAGCGCGCCGACGCGCTCGTGATGATGGCGCGCGTGAAGCTCGATCAGACGATGGACTTCGACGACGCGCACAAGCTCGTCGACGAGGCGCTCGCGGTGAACCCTCGGCACGCCGGCGCCTACGCGGTGAAGGCGGGCCTCTCGCTCCGCGACATGGACATCAAGAGCACCGACGCCGCGATCGCGAAGGGGCTCGCGAGCGATCCCTCCGACCTCGAGCTCCTCAGCCTGAAGGCGGCGTCGCGCTTCCTCGACGACGACAAGAGCGGCTACGAGACCGCGCGGAAGGACGTCTTCGCGCGCAACGGCGAGTTCGCGCGCTTCTACGGCATCGTCGGGGAGTACGCGGAGTGGGAGCACCGCTACGACGACATCATCGTGATGATGAAGGAGGCGACGAAGATCGATCCCGACGACGGCAAGGCGTGGGCGGAGCTCGGGCTCACCCAGATGCGCTCCGGCGACGAGACGGGAGGCCTTCAGGCGATCCAGAAGGCGTGGTCGAAGGACCGCTTCAACGTCCGCGTCTTCAACACGCTGAACATGTACGAAAAGCAGATCCCGACCGAGTACGACCTCGTCGACGACGGCGTCTTCAAGGTCCGCTACCACAAGGAGGAGCGGCCGATCCTCGAGCGCTACGTCCCGCGCATGCTCGGCGAGGCGTGGGCGTCGATGAAGTCGCGCTACGGCTTCGTCCCGAAGGTGCCGGTGCAGGTCGAGATGTACGCGAACCGCGAGCAGTTCAGCGTGCGCACGAGCGGGCTCCCGAACATCGGCATCCAGGGCGTCTGCTTCGGCGGCATGATCGCCGCGATCTCGCCGAAGGCGGAGCCGTTCAACTGGGGCAACGTCGTCTGGCACGAGCTCGGTCACGTCTTCGCGATCCAGCTCTCGAAGAACCACGTCCCGCGCTGGTTCACGGAGGGCCTCTCCGAGTACGAGACGATCGCGCGGCGGCCGGAGTGGGCGCGCGAGCTCGATCCCGAGCTCTACCAGGCGATCACGCAGAACAAGCTCCCCGGCGCGGTCGACATGAACCGCGCCTTCACCCACGCGAACGACGCGAGCGACGTCACGACCGCGTATTACGCCGCGAGCCAGATGCTCATCTGGACGGTCGAGCGCTTCGGGATGAAGGGCGTGGCGAAGGCGCTCGAGCTGTGGGGGCAGGGCAAGAAGACGCCGGACGTCTTGCAGGGCGCGTTCGGCGTGAGCCCGGCCGACTACGACAAGGGCTACCGCGCGTGGCAGCTCGCGCGCCTCTCGCGCTACAAGGACCAGTACATCTTCGCGCGGAGGCCGCAGGACGTCGACGACGCGAAGCGCGCGTTGAAGAACACGCCGAACGACGCATCCGCGCACGTCGACCTCGCGCTCGCCCTCCTCCGCGCGCGCAAGGCCGACGACGCGAAGAAGGAACTCGACGCGGCGCTCGCGATCGATCCGAAGAACGCCGACGCGCACTTCGTCTCCGCGCGGCTCGCGCTCGGCAAGAAGGACGCGGCGACGGCGCAGAAGCACCTCGACACGATGCGGAGCCAGGGCCACGACGGCTACGTCGTGCACATGCTCCTCGCCGACATCGCGGAGTCGAAGGAGGACAAAACGCAGATGCGCTTCCACCTCGAGGCCGCGCACCGCCTCGATCCGTCGCAGTCGGAGCCGCTCAAGGGCCTCTACGACCTCGCGCACGAGGCGAAGAACGCCGGCGACGAGCTCGCGCTCCTCCGCGAGCTCGCGCAGCTCGAGCAGCACGACAAGAAGGTGTGGCGCCTGCTCCTCGAGAAGCTCGTCGCCGCGAAGCAGTGGGACGAGGCGCGCCGCGTCGGCGACAGCGCGGTGTTCGTCGACGTCACCGGCGGCCCCACCCACGTGCTCTACGCGCGCGCGCTCGCGGCGCAGAACGCCCACGGCGCGGCGATCTACGAGCTCGAGACCGCGCTCCTCGCGAAGGCGAAGGACAAGGCGGAGGAGGCGACGACGCACGCGCTCCTCGCCGCGTCGCTCGCCGCGACGGGCAAGAAGCCGGAGGCGATCAAACATCGCGACGAGGCGCTGAAGCTCGATCCGGCGAACGAGGAAGCGAAGGCGCTGAAGCTCTGA